The segment TACATTGGAAAGATGGTTTTCCATGCAAATGTGAAACTCTGTCTTTTTCTATTATCCTGAAAAAAATTCCAACATTTTTTGACATGGGAAAATACCTTAAAGAATATATTCAGACTCTTTAAGTGTATTTGGTAATCTAATTCTCAAGCCTAACATCCAGTTCATTTTCAGTGTGGCCTAACACTTCTAGTGTGACATTactgaaaacattctgattAAAGCCAGCTCTCCAACGCATACTTTACCTCTGTGACCTATGagtagcttgaaaccatttgaACTCCATCTAAATTGGATCCCCCTGGTTGTAAGCGTTACTGTGTGTCAGTTCTGTGTCAGTTGGATGGAAATCTTGCTGCAGAGGATGAAAGTTCACAGCTCTGTATTAATCTACTGGGCACACTACATCTAATGCCTTCAGTTTTCTTGAAATGCAGCTGCTGATGACCTCTGACAGGTAACGCATAATATAGGATTTTCTAATATTCATTCTTAGGGTAAGTATTTTAAGAGTATTTTGTGCATGAAATAGATGCTAGGAGAGACAAAATTAAGAATGGTGACAAGTAGGTTATCAGAAACAGGGACGTCTGTTAATAAAACATGTCTGGGCCCATTACTTCATAATTGCCTTGTTCTCAAAACAGAACATGAATGAAGCTCCCAGCTTCAGTGAAGGAAGCTGTGCACCGGTAAACTGCTGGCTGTGATTCTCCTGATGTCTGTAGGTTCAAACTTGTGTGTGAGTGGAGTTTAACaaatatcatatatatattcttgaAGCTTCATGGCTTCTGGAGCAGACAGCATAGATCATGGTAAGGTAGTAGAATATATCTTTAACTCACAGATAGGAGCCACTAATTCAGCACCAGCTCTGATTTAAAAGAGAATCTGTATAGATTTATCCAGCCTGAGTGACGTTGTTGATGTCCTCTGTTACAGTGTAACACCTTTACTCTCTCGCTGTTACAGAGTCTTAAATTGCAGATACATTACATTTGGGTTTGCTTTTGAAGTGACCtttttttgtacagaaaaatcCAAGCTAAAACAAAGTCTAATAGGTTCCAGTCTGTAAGTTTGCAACTTGATCTCATTTCCATTAAAACTAATGTTAAAATCTATGTCTTTTTCAGTACGAGCAGGATTTAAATATTGAGCAAGCATCTGAAGCTAATCTTGCATTCCTTGCAAACCCCAGATTGTCTCTGAAAACAGTGAGGTTTGGTAGGCGGAATGAAGTCTGAGGTTAAGTGCTGGTTTATGATGGGAAGATTATGACACTGGGGGGGTTGCTTTTCAGGCTCTAGGCACGAAGCAAATACAGCTTTCTCAAagccctgtccctggaagtattcaaggccaggctgaatggggccctgggcagcctgatctggggtggcaaccagcccatggcagggggttggaactacatgggCTTTAAGAACCCTTCTAATCCAAGTCATCCTGTGTTTCTATACATGGGGTATTTTAAGACACTAGCTATCAGACCACTTcttagaatggtttgagtttgtttttctgttgcttccaCTTTAAAATCAAGACTTAGAAGATTCTGAGCGCCTCTTTTTCCTGTGGATCACCTGCAGAAATAGATTTTTGATGGCAACCCACGAATAGCTCTAGAACCTTAGGGCTCTCTTCTGTCGGTGGCTCCTGGTGCCTTCTGGCTGAGTTGAAAGCGGAGGTCTGAGATTCTGCAGCAGCATTGCCACGCAGTTCTCTATAGGCTCACACATGGCTCATACACACATTCTAATGCAACAGTATAGGTTCTCTTGCAACTGTGTAGCAACAACATTTAAGAATGAAATAGCAGCAGCTTGCAGACTGGCAGTCTTGTGGCCTTTAAGCACggatttttgctttgttaattTGGCAGTACTGAATGCAGGTAACCAGCGTTCTGACCTGACAAACATGGGGAAAGAGCACAGGGGTGAAAATCCATCAGATGAGGGAATGTTTTGAAATGACATGAGTGTGAGCAGTTATTCAGATTTGGAACTGAAAGCATTAGAGTATAGACTGATAATGATAATccctttcttcattcttcttttacTCACATTCTTAATTATAATAGAGAACCTGCAACCAGAAGAATAATTTAGTCATTGAAGAACTTTTATATATggtaaattttcattttaagcctCCAGGTGTTCTGTAAGATAAACTAAatttgaaagaataataaacatcattgaaacaaaaacagcaacagctttgctgtttttatattttaatgtagtttttcttttcacttctcttttccagagGTGACGCATCTCAGTGGATGGGCCGTTGTGACAGTGAGGGTGCTGCAGATTTACACTGTGACCCTTTACACTGTGCTTCTCTCAGCTGCTATCAAAGGCTATGGTGTGTGCAGATCTGAGAGCACAAGAATCAGTGGGAATCTTGGCTGGACAAAGAGGTACCCTGGTTATATTCTAAGTACGACACATAAGCTGATTTTCtagactgtttttcttttagaaggcacagttttcttttaaatcacagTTGTGAATTTGCAGTAATGACATCACAAAAGATAGAATTGTGACTAAACTCTGTCAGAAGTCTCCTCAAGTGCATAGATTGGGTTAACAGTAAATGACAGTGAAAGTGACTTTTTAACATACAGATTTTGAGATCACCTCATGGGAAAGGATGATATCAAAATGCATGGAAATCATGCCTAGATTACTTAAATGTATTACCAGAAAATCCTCTCCAGATGCCATTTACACTTTTTCTACTAAGCCTCCTATCTGTATATCCCCTAATAGAAGGAAGCCTTCTTGATATTTATTAACACAACTTTCTAATTATGCTCGTTGATAATTAATCTGGATATATCCATGTGCATGCAGTAGGATCTCATTATCATTCTTTTAAAGTATGATATAGGACCTTCAAGAGATGCTCGCTTATGGCTCTTTCCCATTTCgtgtttgctgctgtgtgcctgccATGACGAGATTGTGGGTGTAGCTCCATTTTCAAATCAGAACACACTTTAAAGAAATTAGCACTTGATATCCACAGCTGCATTAATATTGATGTTTGCCTTTGGCACGTGAGGATGTTGTTATGGCCGtaacaaatattttgacataaaaatcttcatttccaATGGCACgctttctgttatttctgggtctcctttgtttgtttgtttgcttttaaatttgtaTTACCTCGTGATTCTTGTCCAACTCTACAGGCGCTCTATAGAGTGGCAAGAGGAATAATATAGAGCTCGCAGTCTATCATCTGCATTCCCTTTGCATTAGGTGTAACACTGGCATGAAAATTAGAGCCCTTTCTCCAATTTTTCCAgctgtctctgtctctctgtgATCTTTTTTGTACAAATTCTCTGGCACGTCTTTGAATATGCGAGCTTATATCACTTTCTTAAGCATACACGTGTTCCTGTCTCAAAACATGGCTACAACTGAATGGaatcttcattgttttttgtttgtttgttttttctttccagtaattCAAGTGTGTTTATCCATCCTATTAAGTCaataaagcatttgttttcttcccttgtccTCTTTCTCCCAGATTTCAATGTAAGTttgtctgatttgttttcattcaaaatcGTATGAATAAAGCAATATCAGGATCTTTTCACTGCCATCTTCAGGTCTTTATTTGTAGAGTACTTTTACAGCTTCAGGAATTGTTAAATTCTGGGCAATAAATTCCATATTACTTCTGAGATtacctttgttttattttccttagcaATATTATTGCTTTAAAGCTGTagtatgttttctattttggTCTTTTTCTGTTGCCCCGAGAGATTACTAAGGTTTGTATtggccatggggctgctctTATTCTGCACATGGTTATGGGTAGGCAGGCAAGAATGCCAGGGCCAAACATGGTATTCTGTTGGAAGAGCTTGTGCCAACATTTCGACTCAAACAATTTGGAGGAGACGTGATGTCACCGTCTCCGTGAAGTGAATTTAAACAGGaatgttttattgtattttgggtatgcatttcaaaaataacaatgaaaataacttcttgTGTGTTTCCTTAATTTCTGCATTTAGTCTTTGGTTTCACAGTCCTTGCCCTGCATTTCTCATGTCCTagaagtatttttgtttcattatttttcaggcaGAGTTTGATGACACTGATTTAGCAGTTTCTCACAGTTCACTGCTTCAGTTTTCATCAAATTATACTTCTAGTTATACTAGACACCTTCATCATCAATTTCCATATGCCTCAAAGACATGCAGGGACCAGTTTGCCAACACTGAATTCAATTGCTAGACTGTAACTGAAAtagaggatttttttccttaggataTCTGAGACAAAGAGTGTAGAATTCCTCAGCTCTTAGCATGTGGTTTCAGCCTGTATGCATTCAAAATTTAGACAATAACTGCTatgaaatattgatttttacAATGTCAAATCAAGGGATAAAGATGAATGCTAACCAGAGATTTTACCCTAAGATCTGACCCTTTTCTTCCCAGAGGAACACTAGGGAACGACGCGTGTGAAATCTAACTTCTCTCTTTCACCACAGAATGGAGGCTTCATAAAAgccttgtgctgtgttttctgtacaACAGAATCTGATAATTATGGTAGTTTATATCTATTGGCCATTTTGGCTGTGGACTTTCAGATGTGCTTTCGGATCAGTGGTGTTGCTGAGGATTTTCAAAGTGACAAAACTCTTGTAAATGACTGtgaaaatcttttccttccttcgGGGAGTCTTGTTCTTAACTCCATGATCAAATTGAAAAGATATCCAGGTTGGAATGCTTGACCTCTTTAAGGGCTTTTCATTATGTTCATCCTACAGTTCCCTGCAATTTTCTATAAAGGGAACATCACCTGGCCCAAAGGTAATTTGGAGCCTACAAACTGCAACTAGATGTAGATGTGCCAGAGACCATGGTTCTTACATCTGTCAAAAGTTAATTATGCAAGACATGAAGTGAAGCTCTGGTGCCTATTTGTTTAGATGTAAAGACATTAAGTAACTGTTAACAAAAGTCAGCAGCAGGTGAATTTGCAATTAAATTGATAGCCTTccaaaaacaagcaagcaaacaaaactttCTGATACCACTGACTTCTCAGAACTCGTGGGTATGCAGTTTGTCTGACATCCATGAACAGAAATGTCTTGTGGACAGTCTGCCATAGGATGAAgtaatgcagaaggaaggcagTTGCTGCCTAAGTCAGAGGTCAAGCAGAGGAGAGGTTCGTGATAGTTCTTACTGTAGTACTGAGTGCCCCTTTCCTGCCAGAATGTGAAGTTTTGAAATTTCTTAGTACAATGTGCTTTGTGTGGCTGAACTGCAGCTGAAGTAAACTGAAGGCTTTGGCTTTGCCTGGGTGCATTGTTGATTAATTAGCTGGTAAAAAGATCCCTTCAGAAAAAGGCATCTACCTTCTCCTAAATAGGCAAATTGATACGTAACACCTTAAATTACTTTTGTAGCTTCTTATTCAGTACCACAGCATGTTGACCAGGTGAACCCTAAACACCTGTCCTTGTCGCGTGTCCTGAACCTTCAGAATCTGGAAGCAAACCTAAATGTTTCTGCAGTGATATCATTGCAATAACTGCCGTGCTTCAAACAATATTTGCATCCCTATGAATGGTCAAAACTGAAGTCCCCACCTACTACTGAAGGAATAAATCACCCAGATTTTGTTCTCACTTTTGGAACAAATCAGTCCTGTCCCCCAAGCCCCCGTTTATTGGGAACGGTTTCTTCTCTAGGTATCTTGACTAGCAGTTACACTGATAGTTTTTAGAAGGGAAGATGGTTCATCTACTGCTTTTTTGCATCCGTTTTTGTCTCTGCAGAGAAAGTTccaagcaaatatttaatttaataggggaaaagcagcagacaaTCATTATCCTGTGACAACGTTCTTGTCCGTCAAATAGAAGAATGCCTAGAGGACAACTAGTGATACTTCCTTCAGTAGTCTTGCTTGATGCTCTACCAGCATTATAACGATGTTCCTCTCTGCCTGCAGATTCTGACAAAAggcttcagtttttcttcctgaagagaACTGTCCTTCCAAAAACCTGGTGTACTTGTTTGGAGAAGCCATGGACTCTTCCTGAAGATAGAGTGTTTGCTGGCGTGTTTGACAGGTTAGTGTATGGGTACATActagagagaggaaaaagtcaGATAACGATTTTTAACAGTGGAGGCtacaaaaattaaaagccaagaggttatatatatatattattcattcATTAAGGTTTAATTAGCTGCTAGTTCCCATCTCTgatttttgaaaaggaaagacaatTTAAGAGCTGAAAGAACAGCTTGTATCCTCAAAGctggtgttgtttgtttgttttatatatcTAATACTATGCTTTCCCATGGTATGTGTGTTGTTGGCCACCAAACAATTGGTGACTTCCTCTCCTCTCATTTTTATCCCTTCTATTTCAAAGATGACTCAAAAGTTTGTATAATAGAGGGAACAAGCCAAAATAAGGGTGTTTTCTTTGTCCCTACTCACATAACTTGCATTTTGAGCTGCTCTTTTTATTTGGAAAGTAAAGGCAGAGAAATAGAGAACTCCTTTCACTGGAAACCTTTCCATCAATTCAAGAAAGctatttttccctctgataGCAACTCTTGGGCCAATGCATTTCTAGAAGTAGGTACTTTGAAAAGCGCTCTGTTCTCAGAGAGCCAGAAGAGGAGTTTGCTCAGACTTCTGTTACAAGTTATCAGAGAGCTCTTTGAGCTTTCTTTCACTTACCAATACTTCCTCCCTGTCTTTTCTGCTGTGCTAGGAGCTTCTTGGTTGTTACAGTGCTATGATGTGCTATGAAGGAAAAGCCTTGCTTCTGTGACTGCAAAGAAGGGATTCAGTGGGTTCTGTGTCAAACCCACTCATGTCCCCTGGTATCTTTATATCTACCCGGGGTTGGTACCAGTGAAGCTCTGCTATCCTCTCTGTGTCCCACTCCCAACTCTGTCCCAGCACAGGTGTTAGTGCAGTTGTGAGGTGAATCAGAAGGGCAGGCTGAGTGTCCCCAGAGGGGCTCCTGCTCACATAGGGCTGGCTGGGTGGGCACAGTGCTCTGTTGCCTATTTTTCCTTGGTGTCAGTCAGCTAAAAAATATGTAGCAAGCAATGGCCTCAGCTTTTATGGCAGGCAAAACTTCCTGGGAGATGTTGCTTTGATTTGTGGACCATTTTGTCTGAAACAGAATAGTTCCTTTGGTCGGTGGTGTTTACTTCTGCTGCAAGGAAAAACGGAGGTAATAAAAGATCAGAAAGGTCTCATGTAATGTTAGGAAAGACATAGTTGAATTCTTTTTCCaggttgatttttcttcttgtccttcCAAACAGGACAACCCATCGTAGTGGATTTGTCTGACAATGCCTGGAACCTTCTCATTGTTttcaacaacaaagaaaatcccCTCTAGTTGCCATGCATACCCCAAGGTTGGCCTGagctgaaattatttactgGAAATTCATAGGACATGGCACGTTCTTAGCAGTCACTTATTTTTCTGCCCACTtcttaggctttttttttcttctttgcactATGGATATATGGCTGGCAGTCCTCATTTGTTGTCTCgaagagaaggaacaaacaCATCTGCCTTCGCTTCTTTACTTTGTCACCATTGTGGCTGCTGACacaaaagaaagccaaaaagcCACCAGCAACCTCTCTGATTCTGCCTCTTTCACCTCTGCGTAGAAAAGCCCCAGTTACCCTAAGACGACATTCAGCCTAGAACGACCAGCCCACGCTGCCGATTCTGTTCTTCTCCCGGCTGCCGAGGTTAGCTCATCTCCGGCACAGCACaccactgcagtgctctggagCCAAGCAAGGTGCGCAGCCTGTGGAAaccttttttgggggggggattgtttttcttttattttctttttattttcgCGCGTGTGTATGTGTGAATTGGCGGTGTTGATGTTTTCTATCCCCCCGGGCGGTGGGAAAGAGCCGCAGCGCCGCGAGATGCCGGGGCTGCGGGCAGAGCCGCGGGCAGGGGCCGCCCTGCGGGTCTCGGCCCCGGCCTCCCCGCCCTGACCCCGGCAAGGAGCTGCCGCTCTCGGAGgcctcccttcccctcccggCTCGGTAGAGGAGGCTTTGCCGCACTtgggaaatgcagcagcaaatCCTCCCTCCCTCCGTGCCCGGGGGGGCGAAGTGCGAGGCAGCGGGAGGAGCTGTGCGTGcgggggtgtgtgtgtgtgtgtatatgtgtgtgcgCGAGAGCAGCGCTCCGTGGCCGCCGCGTTTCCTGGTGCCTGCTCCCTGACCCCAGTGGCAGCTCCGCTCACTGCACCGCACCCaggccgccgccgccgccgccgggcaACGCAGCGGGGTCGGGTGCAGGCTCTGCCCCGGCCGCGCCCCCGCCGCCCCATggcgcggccccgccgcccgcgcTGACGGCGTCCCCGGGCCGCAGCGGGAGCCGCCGAGGGGAGGTGAGCGGGGGCCGGGTCGCGGGCGGGGGGTTCCGGCGGGCGGCGGCCAAGCACAAAGCGGCGGTCGGCGGGGCCGTGCCACGGGCGAGCGCGGGGGGAAACGGGCGGCAGCTCGGCGGCGTGGGGCCGGGCTCCCTCACAACAATACGGCACCGctaacccccccccctttctccGAGCCGGGTCGGGGCGGTGCGGTGCGGAgccgcccgcagccccggcGCGGTTTGCGGCGGCGCCGAGCGAGCGcgccctgccctgccctcctccccGGGCCGTGCCCCCGCCGCCTCCATCCGCGCCGGGCGGGTGTGTAGGCCGGGGAGCGTCGTGCCGCTGCCGGGGAGCGGGGGGGGAGAGCGCCACGAAAGTAGCGAAGGCGAACGGCCGGCGGCCCCCGGGGCTGCGGAGTTCCCCGCTCGGGTGGAGAGCGCCGTGGATCCCCGATCTGGGAGGCCCGAGACGCTCGGGAACGGACCGCCCGGGGGTAGCGGGGGGCAGAGCGGCTCCTCCCGCATCCCGAGCCGCTCAGCCCGGCTCGCAGCCGCGCGGCGCAGGGGGCGCGCTGCAAAGTTGGCGCTCGGCGGCTCCTCCGCCGGCAGCCGGCGCCCGGGCGGGGGCAGGGCCGGGAGaacggggccgggccgggggcgcGGGGCGTGGTCTGCGGCACGCGCCGGGCCGCCGTCGACCGGAGTCATTGGCCGCCCGCGGCCGTCAATCAGcgggggagggtggggggcgAGCCCGGCGCCCCGCGGGGCCGCGGCCGGGGCGGCCCGGGAGCCGGCGGCGGGCGGAGGTTGGGCGGCCGGGGTCCGGCGGCGGGCTGCCGACGGCTTCGGCCCTCCCGTGTTCGGCGGCGCGGGACGGCGGCTCGAAGGGAGCCCGGAGTCGTTCCACGGAGCGCGGCCGTCACGGCAGCGAGCGGTAACGAGGGTGGGAGCCGGGGCGAGGGTGGCGCGGGGCCGCGGTGCGGCGAGCGTGGGGCCGCGTCGGGTAATCCTTACCCGGCCACGCTGCTCCTTGCCCcgctctgcagtgctgtgctggacaACGGGATGGTTTGTGCAATTTAAGTCGGGGAGCGTCGGTGTTTTATTTGAGGGAAACGCGGTGTTTTTTTCATGCATCGCTGTGCGCTCACGTACGTAGAGCTTCCACGCGTAGCTCTCCGTTAAATGCACCGCTGAGGTTCCAATGACTTATCCGTGTTAGTTTCCCGATACTTTAAGGGCTCGTTCATTTTGAAACGAGCCGCGTGTCAGTTTGTGCCAGACCTTCTATGCGAAAAGGCTCCCGGCGGTTTGCAGCGCGGCGGTGCCCGGCTCTGCACAATGCGTCTCCGTGGCGGTGCTCACAGCCGGCCGGGCAGCGCTGCTCACGGGATGTAACCGTAcggggctgctgggctgcaccTGCGGCGAAGCCCCTCTTAGAAACTGCCGTAGGAGGCGGGAGAAACTGAGTTAGTTCACGGGGAGATAACGcaacttttattcttttgtccTCATCTGCTGCCTGTCATCTTCGGAGAGTGAGTATGATTAGGGAAAAAACGGGAGGGATTCAGAATAgccttaaagaaaaaggaaggaagcgaaCAGCTTAGGCTCCAGATAAACGTGTGTTTAAAGTTTAAGTGTTCAGCTTGGCATTTTTTAAAGCGAGGTCCCCGTTAAAGAAGTTCCCGGTTGGGCGCTGGCAGTAGGTGAGAGGTGCTTCCGCAGCCCGGCTTTGGCTGCTGGGTTTCATTTCCCAAGGATGCTCCTCGGCTTTGTGTTAATTGAAGCGCAGGGGTTCATTCTCAAGATTAAAGCCTAGTACACTGGGAAGCAATTGGAGCTCCTATACTTAAAATCGTTCTGAAAGTCAGCTTTAAAGTATTTAATGCAGCTCTTCAAGCATCCCTTAATCATGTTTTATATCAGCTTGTTGTAATTTTTCTGGAGCCTGGATTGTTAGGAACTCATGAACAAattggattctttttttcctgcgAGCAAACTACGCTATATGGAACGTAATTCTCTGACCTTTCTTATACTAGATTATCACAAACACTCTGAATGGGCTTTTCTAAATGTCCGAGCAGATTTTGTGTTGGTTTGGCGTGTTTTGTATGGTAGTTTTAATTGCAAAAACACCCAACACAATAATACCATTAGCCATGTAATTTTCTCTGGGCTTAATTTATGCAAACGCTGAAGTTCTTGCTGCGAAAAGCAAAACTTGGTCTTTTTCCTCGGGGCCTGGCTGGAGAGCCTGCTTGTTAATGGCAGCAATTTCTCCGACAGgaagatgttttcatttgtatttactTTTCAGCGCAGGGCAATTATGCAGCTCTGTGTTGCGTGCGCTTCGTAGTTTGTATCTCAAAAGAATGAGGGTTCTTGGAACAGGGCT is part of the Coturnix japonica isolate 7356 chromosome 5, Coturnix japonica 2.1, whole genome shotgun sequence genome and harbors:
- the LOC107314334 gene encoding translation initiation factor IF-2-like, which translates into the protein MHEKNTAFPSNKTPTLPDLNCTNHPVVQHSTAERGKEQRGRVRITRRGPTLAAPRPRATLAPAPTLVTARCRDGRAPWNDSGLPSSRRPAPPNTGGPKPSAARRRTPAAQPPPAAGSRAAPAAAPRGAGLAPHPPPLIDGRGRPMTPVDGGPARAADHAPRPRPGPVLPALPPPGRRLPAEEPPSANFAARPLRRAAASRAERLGMREEPLCPPLPPGGPFPSVSGLPDRGSTALSTRAGNSAAPGAAGRSPSLLSWRSPPPLPGSGTTLPGLHTRPARMEAAGARPGEEGRAGRARSAPPQTAPGLRAAPHRTAPTRLGERGGG